The Pseudomonas azadiae genome includes a window with the following:
- a CDS encoding DUF4892 domain-containing protein, translated as MSVRNGCIRILGLSLLSPLVFAADVPGSQDLPAVARQVDSQIVDYRPAEEKERIYPMGAIRKISGQLRYEGQATARGQATAITYELPAEHSASAAFTATREALQEKGAQLLFWCKARDCGESSLWANEIFGNAKLVGADNQQEYLLLRLAETDSLVALYSITRGNRRAYLHVEQLDASAPLGDLLPTSATLLRELKSTGELDFPALGREPDDTWLTLISRGLNLDTTLRVSLTGANAEAWRQALIDKGVRAARLETGNGGDTQGLHLDLIR; from the coding sequence ATGAGCGTGCGTAACGGATGTATCCGTATCCTGGGCTTGAGCCTTCTGAGCCCTTTGGTATTCGCCGCCGACGTACCGGGTAGCCAGGACTTGCCTGCCGTGGCCCGCCAGGTCGATTCGCAAATCGTCGATTACCGCCCCGCTGAAGAAAAAGAACGCATCTACCCCATGGGCGCAATCCGCAAGATCAGCGGCCAGTTGCGCTATGAGGGCCAGGCCACCGCACGCGGCCAAGCTACTGCCATCACTTATGAACTGCCCGCCGAACACAGCGCCAGCGCCGCGTTTACCGCCACGCGTGAAGCGTTGCAAGAGAAGGGCGCGCAGTTGCTGTTCTGGTGCAAGGCCCGCGATTGCGGCGAAAGCAGCCTGTGGGCCAATGAGATCTTCGGCAACGCCAAGCTGGTCGGTGCCGACAACCAGCAGGAATACCTGTTGCTGCGCCTGGCCGAGACCGATTCCCTGGTCGCCCTCTACAGCATCACCCGCGGTAATCGCCGCGCCTATCTGCATGTGGAACAACTGGACGCGAGTGCACCGCTGGGCGATTTGCTGCCCACCTCGGCCACCCTGTTGCGCGAGCTTAAAAGCACCGGCGAGCTGGACTTCCCTGCGTTGGGGCGCGAGCCGGATGACACCTGGCTGACCCTGATTTCCCGTGGGCTGAACCTTGATACCACCTTGCGCGTGAGTTTGACCGGCGCGAATGCCGAGGCCTGGCGCCAGGCCCTGATCGACAAGGGCGTGCGCGCCGCACGCCTGGAAACCGGCAACGGGGGGGACACCCAAGGCCTGCACCTGGATCTGATACGCTAG